One Fusobacterium ulcerans DNA segment encodes these proteins:
- a CDS encoding epoxyqueuosine reductase QueH, with product MKINYDLAMENQLQEIKKSENKPRLLLHSCCAPCSSAILEFLQEYFEITVYFFNPNITFEEEYLKRLEEQKEYHKKRGYKINVVEGEYNPEIDFFQKVKGLENEREGGKRCHQCYNLRLEETAKKAQELGYDYFTTVLSISPMKNAQWINEIGEELGKKYGIKFLNGDFKKKSRYLRSIEISKEYELYRQDYCGCIFSKVEREKIEKEKKEKDGGER from the coding sequence ATGAAAATTAACTATGATTTAGCAATGGAAAATCAATTGCAAGAAATAAAAAAAAGTGAAAATAAGCCTAGACTTTTACTTCATTCATGTTGTGCTCCATGTAGTTCTGCAATTTTAGAATTTTTACAGGAGTATTTTGAAATAACAGTATATTTTTTTAATCCTAATATAACCTTTGAAGAGGAATATCTGAAAAGACTTGAGGAACAGAAAGAGTATCATAAAAAAAGAGGATATAAAATAAATGTAGTTGAAGGTGAATATAATCCTGAGATTGATTTTTTTCAAAAGGTAAAGGGACTGGAAAATGAAAGAGAAGGAGGGAAAAGGTGCCATCAGTGCTATAATCTCCGGCTGGAAGAAACAGCGAAAAAAGCTCAGGAGTTGGGTTATGACTATTTTACAACTGTGTTGAGCATAAGTCCTATGAAAAATGCTCAATGGATAAATGAAATAGGAGAAGAACTTGGAAAAAAATATGGTATCAAATTTCTCAATGGAGATTTCAAAAAGAAAAGCAGATATTTGAGATCAATTGAAATTTCAAAGGAATATGAATTGTACAGACAAGACTATTGTGGCTGTATATTTTCCAAGGTAGAAAGAGAAAAAATAGAAAAAGAGAAGAAAGAAAAAGATGGAGGAGAAAGATGA
- a CDS encoding N-acetyltransferase: MIRNLRNDDIDIVMELWKESTMEAQNFIPDEYWLENYDNVKNNYLPNSDTYVSEEDGEIKGFVSLIENIFIGGLFLKVDCQRKGIGSKIIDFLKADHDKLQLAVYDRNVRAMNFYLKSGFKITNTEIDEKTNEKEHLMEWKR, from the coding sequence ATGATTAGAAATTTAAGAAATGATGATATTGATATAGTTATGGAATTATGGAAAGAATCAACAATGGAGGCTCAAAACTTTATTCCAGATGAATATTGGCTGGAAAATTATGATAATGTAAAAAATAATTATCTGCCAAATTCAGATACTTATGTTTCTGAAGAAGATGGAGAGATAAAAGGTTTTGTAAGTTTGATAGAAAATATATTCATAGGTGGATTATTCTTAAAAGTAGACTGCCAGAGAAAAGGTATTGGAAGTAAAATAATTGATTTTTTAAAGGCAGATCATGATAAATTACAGCTGGCAGTATATGATAGAAATGTAAGAGCAATGAATTTCTATCTTAAATCAGGATTTAAAATAACTAATACAGAGATTGATGAAAAGACAAATGAAAAAGAACATTTAATGGAGTGGAAGAGATAA
- a CDS encoding metallophosphoesterase family protein translates to MKILHCSDIHLGKRPFGTKEFSQKRYLDFFNAFEQSADRGIEKKVDVFLITGDLFDKKELSPDTLDRCEKVFLKLKNNNIQVLLIEGNHDNISGYDEINSWLGYLERKGYVRRGKYKASNEGYDFEKITIEDVNFYGVGYPGFAVDEVLEKLSENLDENEKNIVMVHTALGGSEFLPGLVNTDIIKKFKDKVIYMAGGHLHSFVSYPKDNPYFFIPGSTEFWNVLNEKNNSKGVIIFDTDTLEYEFSELSPRKRIEKEFIYEGDILQEFEEFTKALELTGEELVIVNVKLKDSGYINVNELEKILENSGALKGYIKLRYPNSIFDRNLGEEGCYSVRDVEKEIINQWEEFSDAEKVTAYLQKFKEYQEENDREKDFFELFDAMLEEEIGNENK, encoded by the coding sequence ATGAAAATACTTCATTGTTCAGATATACACTTAGGAAAAAGACCTTTTGGAACAAAAGAATTTTCTCAAAAAAGATATCTGGATTTTTTCAATGCTTTTGAACAGTCAGCAGATAGAGGAATAGAGAAAAAAGTAGATGTTTTTCTAATAACTGGAGATTTGTTTGATAAAAAAGAACTTTCACCAGATACTTTAGATAGATGTGAAAAAGTATTTTTGAAACTAAAAAATAATAATATTCAAGTTCTGCTTATAGAAGGGAATCATGATAATATATCAGGATATGATGAGATAAATTCATGGCTTGGGTATCTGGAAAGAAAAGGGTATGTAAGACGAGGAAAATATAAAGCTTCAAATGAAGGATATGACTTTGAAAAAATAACAATAGAAGATGTTAATTTTTATGGAGTAGGATATCCTGGGTTTGCTGTAGATGAAGTCCTTGAAAAGTTAAGTGAAAATTTAGATGAAAATGAAAAAAATATAGTAATGGTGCATACTGCATTGGGAGGCTCAGAGTTTCTTCCGGGACTGGTAAATACTGATATAATAAAGAAATTTAAAGATAAAGTCATATATATGGCAGGGGGGCATCTTCATTCCTTTGTAAGTTATCCTAAGGATAACCCATATTTTTTCATTCCCGGTTCTACTGAGTTCTGGAATGTTTTAAATGAAAAAAATAACTCTAAGGGAGTTATAATTTTTGATACAGATACTTTAGAATATGAATTTTCCGAGTTATCCCCAAGAAAGAGAATTGAAAAGGAATTTATATATGAGGGGGATATTTTACAGGAGTTTGAAGAGTTTACAAAAGCTTTGGAGCTCACTGGAGAAGAGCTGGTTATTGTCAATGTAAAACTGAAAGACAGTGGTTATATAAATGTAAATGAACTGGAAAAGATACTGGAAAATAGTGGAGCATTGAAAGGTTATATAAAATTGAGATATCCTAACTCTATTTTTGACAGGAATCTGGGAGAAGAGGGATGCTATTCTGTAAGAGATGTAGAGAAGGAAATTATAAATCAATGGGAAGAATTTTCTGATGCTGAAAAGGTAACAGCTTATCTTCAAAAATTCAAAGAATACCAAGAGGAAAATGACAGAGAAAAAGATTTCTTTGAGCTTTTCGATGCCATGCTTGAGGAGGAGATAGGAAATGAAAATAAATAG
- a CDS encoding type I CRISPR-associated protein Cas7, which translates to MKNRIYGVIGIRSMMANWNADFTGFPKTTSSGEVFGSDKALKYPMKKMWESMGEKVLYIKSMKVDSGEGKKGEIGVRPKSLRERYDEIFEANLKVEKDKTNVIKNLFKAIDVKNFGATFAEEKNNVSITGAVQIGQGFNKYADTYTEEQQILSPFRDGSKDGIMGEASQSTLGTKIVSNEAHYFYPFVINPQVYRDFVKMGMTEGYTEEDYKKFKDAALTSATFFNSNSKLGCENEFALFIEVKEGYYLPELAQYIKFSKEKNCDVIELGFDELINQFKDNILSVEIYYNTLNVKVKHDIKGAKEYNIFTRKEV; encoded by the coding sequence ATGAAAAATAGAATATATGGTGTAATAGGAATAAGATCAATGATGGCCAATTGGAATGCAGATTTTACAGGATTTCCTAAAACAACTTCATCAGGAGAAGTATTTGGAAGTGATAAGGCCCTGAAATATCCAATGAAAAAAATGTGGGAAAGTATGGGAGAAAAGGTTCTATATATAAAAAGTATGAAGGTAGATAGTGGAGAAGGAAAAAAAGGAGAAATAGGAGTAAGACCTAAATCATTAAGAGAGAGATATGATGAAATATTTGAAGCTAATTTAAAAGTAGAAAAAGATAAAACTAATGTAATAAAAAATCTTTTTAAAGCAATAGATGTAAAGAATTTTGGGGCAACTTTTGCGGAAGAAAAAAATAATGTATCTATTACAGGGGCAGTTCAGATAGGACAAGGATTTAATAAATATGCAGATACATATACAGAAGAACAACAAATATTGTCACCATTTAGAGATGGTAGCAAGGATGGAATAATGGGAGAAGCTAGTCAATCAACTTTGGGAACAAAGATAGTAAGCAATGAGGCTCACTATTTTTATCCATTTGTGATTAATCCACAAGTGTATAGAGATTTTGTAAAAATGGGAATGACTGAAGGATACACAGAAGAGGACTATAAGAAATTTAAAGATGCAGCTCTAACTTCAGCTACTTTCTTTAATTCAAACTCAAAATTAGGATGTGAAAATGAGTTTGCGTTGTTTATAGAAGTAAAAGAGGGATATTATCTTCCAGAACTGGCTCAATATATAAAATTTTCTAAAGAAAAAAATTGTGATGTAATAGAATTAGGATTTGATGAGCTTATAAATCAATTCAAAGATAATATTTTATCTGTAGAGATATATTACAATACTTTAAATGTGAAAGTAAAACATGATATAAAAGGAGCTAAAGAATATAATATCTTTACTAGAAAAGAGGTATAA
- the cas6 gene encoding CRISPR-associated endoribonuclease Cas6 has product MKSWILELKVFLLEDIEPYKTIEKIAAFIDSTFDKDEYWKEYHKDRKVKEYCFNSFYPVKVNTKKYNAGEIYTIQIRTISEKLKEHFMKYLKDNITKELKGLVIKEREMEYRYIDKLVSVTPTILKTENGYWKKNITLEEYENRLKLNIIKKYNSIFNEELDENIDLFNFIEFKNRVPVKVKYKNINLLGDKLVLGIAKNETAQKLAFLCLSVGLGEMNARGFSYVNPRWV; this is encoded by the coding sequence ATGAAAAGTTGGATTCTAGAATTGAAAGTCTTTTTATTAGAAGATATAGAACCATATAAAACCATAGAAAAAATAGCTGCTTTTATAGATTCTACTTTTGATAAGGATGAGTACTGGAAAGAGTATCATAAAGATAGAAAAGTGAAAGAGTATTGTTTTAATTCTTTTTATCCAGTAAAAGTTAATACTAAAAAGTATAATGCTGGAGAAATATATACAATACAGATAAGAACTATTTCTGAAAAATTAAAAGAGCATTTTATGAAATATTTAAAAGATAATATAACGAAGGAATTAAAAGGATTAGTAATCAAAGAGAGGGAAATGGAATATAGATATATTGATAAGCTTGTTTCTGTTACACCTACGATACTGAAAACAGAAAATGGATATTGGAAAAAGAATATTACATTGGAAGAGTATGAAAATAGATTAAAGCTAAATATAATAAAAAAATATAATTCTATTTTTAATGAGGAATTAGATGAAAATATTGATTTATTTAATTTTATTGAATTTAAAAATAGAGTTCCTGTGAAAGTAAAATACAAGAATATTAATCTACTTGGAGATAAGCTTGTTCTGGGAATTGCTAAAAATGAAACTGCTCAAAAATTAGCTTTTCTATGCCTGAGCGTAGGGCTGGGAGAGATGAATGCAAGAGGATTTTCTTATGTGAATCCAAGATGGGTATAA
- the cas5b gene encoding type I-B CRISPR-associated protein Cas5b: MEILKFTLSGRTAFFKIPEVNSYVYFSYGHIHKVSLLGLLGAVMGYGGYNSQGEKEYPEFYEKLKDIKISIMPKNTNGSFSKKIQFFNNSVGYASNEEGGNLIVKEQWLEDVEWDIFIKIEDTDIHKELKERMQNYNFEYTVYLGKNDHLATINDVEILQGENFLEDESEINSLFMKKSIEGFSEEEELDFLAPEEDEIKYDYKYEEKLPLSLHNISNQYVVETLIFTNKKCILKDKSNFAKVNNQIIEFY; encoded by the coding sequence ATGGAGATATTAAAATTTACCTTAAGTGGAAGAACAGCTTTTTTTAAAATTCCAGAAGTCAATTCTTATGTATATTTTTCTTATGGACACATACATAAGGTTTCATTATTGGGGCTATTAGGAGCTGTAATGGGCTATGGAGGATATAATTCACAAGGAGAAAAGGAATATCCAGAGTTTTATGAAAAATTAAAAGATATCAAAATTTCTATCATGCCTAAAAATACTAATGGAAGTTTTTCAAAAAAAATCCAGTTTTTTAATAATTCAGTAGGATATGCAAGTAACGAAGAGGGTGGAAATCTGATTGTTAAAGAGCAGTGGCTGGAAGATGTAGAATGGGATATTTTTATAAAAATAGAGGATACAGATATTCATAAAGAATTGAAAGAAAGAATGCAGAACTATAATTTTGAATATACAGTATATCTTGGAAAGAATGATCATTTGGCAACAATAAATGATGTAGAGATACTTCAAGGAGAAAACTTTTTAGAAGATGAAAGTGAGATAAATTCTCTATTTATGAAAAAAAGTATAGAAGGATTTTCTGAGGAAGAGGAACTTGATTTTCTGGCACCAGAAGAAGATGAGATAAAATATGATTATAAATATGAAGAAAAATTACCTCTTTCCCTTCATAATATTTCTAATCAATATGTGGTTGAGACTTTAATTTTTACTAATAAAAAATGTATTTTAAAGGATAAAAGTAATTTTGCAAAAGTAAATAATCAAATAATAGAATTCTATTAG
- a CDS encoding AAA family ATPase, translated as MKINRIHLENYRIHDKLDVEFDSGINLLLGENGKGKSSILEAIGYALFDSELRGGNQREAIKYGKKSAKIEIEFTGIDGEEYIVTRKIPGATSIYKKDNPELQLVGKEERIRELCGIKGDLKGIYDNVIVAKQNEFISSFKEKDNEREKIFNKVFNTDIYKKIYEGYSRDAVNKYEKDIEIEKNSMENISEIMEDPADIKEKLDFEKERAKEYNLSLNLLNEEKNKIKELLNKYNITNLEIEKLTGEINALSENIKNKNEELGKISASIKESEISEKIVKENKEKYEEYQKYSLEINRLKIRKKELEKIKEECLLKEKEINILEKLNSEIDGEIKVFENKKENNESLLLERKNKLFEIEKEIIEKKEKAVEYKSELDKIIPLLVKLEEFERKLEAGENNIRTFEIKLEEKLEEINKEKAKREYLTDENLDKQLSGIEESEKKKKILEDDILKKELLLKENEEAFEMLKTSYCPYLKEQCKNLDGKNIDEYFKDKREKYIEEIESKKNSVKEINENLTNKNEIIEKIIRLDTLSKEITEKEVEFIQEKLKLETGKSKIENEKLKLKNFKLENSIENKEKLSEIKITLKTKIDNLDLEKSEAVKNELEKEIDSLNKSIGMELKNIELQNIEIRKNIESIDEKRKFINDNRIFSDELLSINEKIDKIEKKIDTLENSNNLYLENYKKAMEKSKLEKNLESIKTTIKNSEMRFQEKNILIKLKREEMEKIDLKTLQEKDLKVTFDIEEIREKLGAVNREIENLKMKLDEIKKYEDLLKNKRKYLEKLNMKLELTKIFREKIKSMGKEVSKNMLKEIEILATENFRKITGRGEKIVWSNEDKNKYVVFLDGDRGELKFEQLSGGEQVAVAISIRGAMSELFTESKFSIFDEPTNNLDTERRRSLADSIGEILKNLEQSIIVTHDDTFREMAQKVIEL; from the coding sequence ATGAAAATAAATAGAATACATCTGGAAAATTACCGGATTCATGATAAATTAGATGTTGAATTTGATAGTGGAATAAATCTTCTTCTTGGAGAAAATGGAAAAGGGAAGTCATCTATTCTTGAAGCAATAGGTTATGCTCTTTTTGATTCTGAATTGAGAGGAGGAAATCAAAGAGAAGCTATAAAATATGGAAAGAAAAGTGCAAAGATAGAAATAGAATTTACTGGAATAGATGGAGAAGAATATATAGTTACAAGAAAAATTCCTGGAGCTACCAGTATATACAAAAAAGATAATCCTGAACTTCAGCTCGTAGGAAAAGAAGAAAGAATAAGAGAGTTGTGTGGTATTAAAGGAGATCTAAAAGGAATATATGACAATGTAATAGTTGCTAAACAAAATGAATTTATATCTTCCTTTAAAGAAAAGGATAATGAGAGGGAAAAAATATTTAATAAAGTTTTTAATACTGACATATATAAAAAAATATATGAAGGATACTCAAGAGATGCTGTAAATAAATATGAGAAAGATATTGAAATAGAAAAAAACAGTATGGAAAATATATCAGAGATAATGGAAGATCCTGCTGATATAAAGGAAAAACTGGACTTTGAAAAAGAAAGAGCTAAAGAATATAATCTAAGTCTAAATCTATTGAATGAGGAAAAAAATAAAATAAAAGAACTCCTAAATAAATATAATATTACAAATTTAGAGATAGAAAAACTTACTGGAGAAATAAATGCTCTATCTGAAAATATAAAAAATAAAAATGAAGAGCTGGGGAAGATTTCTGCCTCTATAAAAGAGAGTGAAATTTCAGAAAAAATAGTAAAAGAAAATAAAGAAAAATATGAGGAGTATCAAAAATATTCTTTAGAAATAAATAGATTAAAAATTAGAAAAAAAGAGTTAGAAAAGATAAAAGAAGAGTGTCTTTTAAAGGAAAAAGAGATAAATATTCTGGAGAAATTGAACTCAGAAATTGATGGAGAGATCAAAGTCTTTGAGAATAAAAAAGAGAATAATGAATCTCTGCTCCTAGAAAGAAAAAATAAATTATTTGAAATAGAAAAAGAAATAATAGAGAAAAAGGAAAAAGCTGTTGAGTATAAATCTGAATTAGATAAAATAATACCTCTTTTAGTAAAGTTGGAAGAGTTTGAAAGAAAACTTGAAGCTGGAGAAAATAATATCAGAACCTTTGAAATAAAATTAGAAGAGAAACTGGAAGAGATTAATAAAGAAAAAGCTAAAAGAGAATATCTCACGGATGAAAATCTTGATAAACAGCTTTCTGGAATAGAAGAGTCTGAAAAGAAGAAAAAGATTTTGGAAGACGACATATTGAAAAAGGAACTCTTACTAAAAGAGAATGAAGAAGCTTTTGAGATGTTGAAAACTTCATATTGTCCATATTTAAAAGAACAATGTAAAAACCTTGATGGAAAAAATATAGATGAGTATTTTAAGGATAAAAGAGAGAAATATATAGAAGAGATAGAAAGCAAGAAAAATTCTGTAAAAGAAATAAATGAAAATCTCACAAATAAAAATGAAATCATAGAAAAAATAATAAGATTAGATACTTTATCTAAAGAAATAACTGAGAAAGAAGTAGAATTCATCCAAGAGAAGTTAAAGCTGGAAACAGGGAAATCTAAAATTGAAAATGAAAAGTTAAAATTAAAAAACTTTAAGCTGGAAAACAGTATTGAAAATAAAGAAAAGCTTTCTGAGATAAAAATAACACTGAAAACAAAAATTGATAATTTAGATTTAGAAAAATCTGAAGCTGTAAAAAATGAACTTGAAAAAGAAATAGATAGTTTGAATAAAAGTATAGGGATGGAACTAAAGAATATAGAATTGCAGAATATAGAAATCAGAAAAAATATAGAATCTATAGATGAAAAGAGAAAGTTCATTAATGACAATAGAATTTTTTCTGATGAACTTCTAAGTATCAATGAAAAAATTGATAAAATAGAAAAGAAAATAGATACTTTGGAAAATAGTAATAATCTCTATCTTGAAAACTATAAAAAAGCTATGGAGAAGAGCAAACTGGAAAAGAATCTTGAAAGTATCAAAACTACCATCAAGAATAGTGAAATGAGATTTCAGGAAAAAAATATCTTGATAAAATTAAAAAGAGAAGAGATGGAAAAGATAGATCTGAAAACCCTTCAAGAGAAAGACCTCAAAGTTACATTTGATATTGAAGAAATAAGAGAGAAATTAGGGGCAGTAAACAGGGAAATAGAAAATTTAAAAATGAAATTAGATGAAATAAAGAAATATGAAGATTTACTGAAAAATAAAAGAAAATATTTAGAAAAATTAAATATGAAATTGGAACTTACTAAGATATTTAGAGAAAAAATAAAATCAATGGGTAAGGAAGTCTCTAAAAATATGCTTAAAGAGATTGAAATACTTGCAACTGAAAATTTTAGAAAAATAACTGGAAGAGGAGAAAAGATAGTCTGGTCTAATGAAGATAAAAATAAATATGTTGTATTTTTAGATGGAGACAGAGGAGAATTAAAATTTGAACAGCTTTCAGGGGGAGAACAGGTTGCAGTAGCTATTTCCATAAGAGGAGCAATGAGCGAGCTATTTACAGAAAGCAAATTTTCAATATTTGATGAGCCTACTAACAATCTGGATACAGAAAGAAGAAGAAGTTTGGCTGATTCTATTGGAGAGATATTAAAAAATCTGGAACAGAGCATAATAGTAACACATGATGATACTTTTAGGGAGATGGCACAGAAAGTCATAGAGCTATAG
- a CDS encoding arsenate reductase family protein, with the protein MDIIIQIFGKKNCNDSKKAERFFKERGIKIQFINLKEKAPSKGELKSIINKYPLEELIDTEGTEYKKRNLQYMVFDLEETLLENPILFKSPIGRFKNEATLGYQPEIWKEWIAKLK; encoded by the coding sequence ATTGATATAATAATACAGATTTTTGGAAAGAAAAATTGCAATGATTCAAAGAAAGCTGAGAGATTTTTTAAGGAGAGAGGAATAAAAATCCAATTTATAAACTTAAAAGAAAAAGCTCCATCTAAAGGAGAATTAAAAAGTATAATTAATAAATATCCTCTTGAAGAATTAATTGATACAGAGGGAACAGAATATAAAAAAAGAAATCTTCAGTATATGGTATTTGATTTAGAAGAAACTTTACTGGAAAATCCGATTTTATTTAAAAGTCCTATTGGAAGATTTAAAAATGAAGCAACATTAGGTTATCAGCCTGAAATATGGAAAGAATGGATAGCAAAATTAAAGTAA